The window TGGGCCGCTGGCTGGAGCTGGTGCCGGTCTGCCCGGAGGCCGAGGTCGGCATGGGCATCCCCCGCGAGTCGGTCCACCTGACGGGCGACGCCGCGGCGCCGCGCATGGTCGGCAGCCGCAGCGGCGAGGACTGGACCGAGCGCATGCGCCGCTGGTCGCGGTCGCGGGTGAAGGAGCTGGGCGGCGAGGACCTCTGCGGCTTCGTCTTCAAGAAGGACTCGCCGAGCTGCGGCGCCTGGCGCGTCAAGGTCCGCAACCCCGGCGGCATGCCCGAGCGCAGCGGGCGCGGCCTCTTCGCCGACGCCTTCGCGCGGGCCTACCCCCTGCTCCCCCTGGAGGAGGAGGGCCGGCTCCACGACGCGAAGCTGCGCGAGAACTTCATCGAGCGGGTCTTCGCCTACCACCGCGCGACGCGGCTCTTCCTGGGCAAGTGGACGCGCGGCGACGCCGTCGCCTTCCACAGCCGCGAGAAGTACCTGCTGATGGCCCACAGCCCGCAGCACTACCGCGAGCTGGGCCGGCTGGTGGCCGCGGTCAAGGACCACACCCCGGCCGCCTTCCGCGACCTCTACCTCGCCGGTTTCACGGCGGCCCTGGCCGTCCACGCCACCCCCAGCCGCCACGGCAATGCGTTGCTGCACATCGTCGGCTACCTGCGCGGGCACGTCTCCGACGAGGAACGGCGGCGCGTGACCGCGGTCATCGACGACCACCGCGCGGGGCTGGTGCCGCTGGTCGTCCCGATGACCC is drawn from bacterium and contains these coding sequences:
- a CDS encoding DUF523 and DUF1722 domain-containing protein, which translates into the protein GRWLELVPVCPEAEVGMGIPRESVHLTGDAAAPRMVGSRSGEDWTERMRRWSRSRVKELGGEDLCGFVFKKDSPSCGAWRVKVRNPGGMPERSGRGLFADAFARAYPLLPLEEEGRLHDAKLRENFIERVFAYHRATRLFLGKWTRGDAVAFHSREKYLLMAHSPQHYRELGRLVAAVKDHTPAAFRDLYLAGFTAALAVHATPSRHGNALLHIVGYLRGHVSDEERRRVTAVIDDHRAGLVPLVVPMTLVKHYVELHDIAYIRDQSYLNPHPRELMLRNHV